A portion of the Daphnia magna isolate NIES linkage group LG4, ASM2063170v1.1, whole genome shotgun sequence genome contains these proteins:
- the LOC116921025 gene encoding cytoplasmic dynein 1 light intermediate chain 2 isoform X1: MATASDRSRTAAQMKDEKKDGNEKENIWASVLSEVQLKGTNKLSPNQQVVVIGDRESGKTTLVAKLQGNVDPKKGSGLEYAYIDVRDEYRDDHTHLAVWLLDGDASHSHLLRYALTEETYSSTLMMLTVSMTTPWAMLDQLHEWASLLQDHIDKLPFSAEAIREYQHKYVRRWQEYVEPGDELETAQLRRTSRHVDGEEEGMDHLLPLPEGVLTRNLGLDIVVVVTKTDYMATLEKDLDYKEEHFDFIQEHLRKFCLQYGAALFYTSVKEDKNCDLLYKYLVHRIYGLVFPTPALVVEKDAVFIPAGWDNDKKIGILYENLQSMKPDDDYSDIINRPTTRKPAPREAELHAEDEQNFLSRLLQQLQQQQPAPVGISGAVNGSTASPVPAGTGVNSPSAGTPIRGGIQVQKPVDRRSSSSAVPNQMDPIKTGISGTSEGVLANFFNSLLKKSSSTTPPAGMLQSGDRVSVSNAPASGNEGSPVPGSPDKLNLVNRPGEVAAELDRLAQSASSRLNPIPPVPVSTNVDNSSSDC, from the exons ATGGCTACTGCGAGCGATCGCAGCAGAACAGCGGCTCAAATGAAGGACGAGAAAAAAGATGGcaatgaaaaggaaaatatttg GGCATCTGTTCTGAGTGAAGTGCAGCTGAAGGGAACCAACAAGTTATCTCCGAATCAGCAAGTAGTTGTGATTG GTGATAGAGAATCGGGCAAAACCACACTTGTTGCAAAGTTGCAAGGCAATGTTGATCCCAAAAAAGGGTCTGGCCTAGAATATGCATATATTGATGTCAGAGATGAGTACCGAGATG ATCACACTCATTTGGCTGTCTGGCTGCTGGACGGCGACGCAAGCCATTCTCACTTGCTGCGTTATGCATTGACGGAGGAAACGTATTCATCGACTCTCATGATGCTCACCGTTTCGATGACCACTCCTTGGGCTATGCTCGATCAATTACACGAGTGGGCATCTCTTCTACAGGACCATATAGACAAACTTCCCTTCTCTGCTGAAGCAATCAGGGAATATCAGCACAAAT ATGTCCGACGATGGCAGGAGTATGTAGAACCAGGTGATGAATTAGAAACGGCTCAACTGAGACGGACATCTCGACATGTGGACGGAGAAGAGGAGGGCATGGATCACCTGCTTCCTCTTCCGGAAGGAGTCCTGACGCGCAATCTCGGCTTagatattgttgttgttgttacaaAG ACTGACTATATGGCGACACTGGAAAAAGATCTGGACTATAAGGAGGAACACTTTGACTTTATCCAAGAACACCTGcgcaaattttgtttacagtATGGAGCTGCGCTGTTTTACACCTCAGTGAAAGAAGATAAGAATTGCGACTTGCTCTACAAATATCTCGTACACAGAATATATGGTCTAGTGTTCCCTACTCCCGCTCTGGTGGTTGAAAAGGACGCAGTTTTCAT CCCTGCTGGATGGGATAACGATAAGAAAATTGGAATCCTCTATGAGAATCTGCAGTCCATGAAGCCGGATGATGACTATTCGGATATCATTAATCGGCCTACAACACGTAAACCGGCCCCCCGCGAGGCTGAACTTCATGCTGAAGATGAACAGAACTTTCTGTCTCGTCTGTTGCAACAattgcagcagcaacagccagCTCCTGTTGGCATCTCCGGTGCAGTCAACGGTTCAACAGCTTCGCCTGTACCAGCTGGAACAGGTGTCAATTCACCTTCAGCTGGAACTCCTATTAGAGGTGGCATTCAAGTGCAAAAACCTGTCGATCGTCGTAGTTCCTCTTCGGCTGTTCCTAATCAA ATGGATCCCATAAAGACTGGAATCAGTGGCACATCCGAAGGCGTATTGGCCAACTTCTTCAATTCACTGTTGAAGAAGTCTTCGTCAACAACCCCACCGGCTGGCATGCTTCAATCTGGAG ATCGAGTCAGCGTGTCCAACGCCCCTGCGTCAGGAAATGAAGGATCTCCGGTTCCAGGTTCTCCCGACAAGCTGAATTTGGTCAATCGACCAGGAGAAGTGGCTGCTGAGCTGGACAGGTTGGCCCAATCCGCTTCTTCTCGACTCAATCCAATACCACCAGTGCCCGTCTCGACCAATGTGGATAACTCTTCGTCCGATTGCTGA
- the LOC116921025 gene encoding cytoplasmic dynein 1 light intermediate chain 2 isoform X2, with protein MATASDRSRTAAQMKDEKKDGNEKENIWASVLSEVQLKGTNKLSPNQQVVVIGDRESGKTTLVAKLQGNVDPKKGSGLEYAYIDVRDEYRDDHTHLAVWLLDGDASHSHLLRYALTEETYSSTLMMLTVSMTTPWAMLDQLHEWASLLQDHIDKLPFSAEAIREYQHKYVRRWQEYVEPGDELETAQLRRTSRHVDGEEEGMDHLLPLPEGVLTRNLGLDIVVVVTKTDYMATLEKDLDYKEEHFDFIQEHLRKFCLQYGAALFYTSVKEDKNCDLLYKYLVHRIYGLVFPTPALVVEKDAVFIPAGWDNDKKIGILYENLQSMKPDDDYSDIINRPTTRKPAPREAELHAEDEQNFLSRLLQQLQQQQPAPVGISGAVNGSTASPVPAGTGVNSPSAGTPIRGGIQVQKPVDRRSSSSAVPNQTGISGTSEGVLANFFNSLLKKSSSTTPPAGMLQSGDRVSVSNAPASGNEGSPVPGSPDKLNLVNRPGEVAAELDRLAQSASSRLNPIPPVPVSTNVDNSSSDC; from the exons ATGGCTACTGCGAGCGATCGCAGCAGAACAGCGGCTCAAATGAAGGACGAGAAAAAAGATGGcaatgaaaaggaaaatatttg GGCATCTGTTCTGAGTGAAGTGCAGCTGAAGGGAACCAACAAGTTATCTCCGAATCAGCAAGTAGTTGTGATTG GTGATAGAGAATCGGGCAAAACCACACTTGTTGCAAAGTTGCAAGGCAATGTTGATCCCAAAAAAGGGTCTGGCCTAGAATATGCATATATTGATGTCAGAGATGAGTACCGAGATG ATCACACTCATTTGGCTGTCTGGCTGCTGGACGGCGACGCAAGCCATTCTCACTTGCTGCGTTATGCATTGACGGAGGAAACGTATTCATCGACTCTCATGATGCTCACCGTTTCGATGACCACTCCTTGGGCTATGCTCGATCAATTACACGAGTGGGCATCTCTTCTACAGGACCATATAGACAAACTTCCCTTCTCTGCTGAAGCAATCAGGGAATATCAGCACAAAT ATGTCCGACGATGGCAGGAGTATGTAGAACCAGGTGATGAATTAGAAACGGCTCAACTGAGACGGACATCTCGACATGTGGACGGAGAAGAGGAGGGCATGGATCACCTGCTTCCTCTTCCGGAAGGAGTCCTGACGCGCAATCTCGGCTTagatattgttgttgttgttacaaAG ACTGACTATATGGCGACACTGGAAAAAGATCTGGACTATAAGGAGGAACACTTTGACTTTATCCAAGAACACCTGcgcaaattttgtttacagtATGGAGCTGCGCTGTTTTACACCTCAGTGAAAGAAGATAAGAATTGCGACTTGCTCTACAAATATCTCGTACACAGAATATATGGTCTAGTGTTCCCTACTCCCGCTCTGGTGGTTGAAAAGGACGCAGTTTTCAT CCCTGCTGGATGGGATAACGATAAGAAAATTGGAATCCTCTATGAGAATCTGCAGTCCATGAAGCCGGATGATGACTATTCGGATATCATTAATCGGCCTACAACACGTAAACCGGCCCCCCGCGAGGCTGAACTTCATGCTGAAGATGAACAGAACTTTCTGTCTCGTCTGTTGCAACAattgcagcagcaacagccagCTCCTGTTGGCATCTCCGGTGCAGTCAACGGTTCAACAGCTTCGCCTGTACCAGCTGGAACAGGTGTCAATTCACCTTCAGCTGGAACTCCTATTAGAGGTGGCATTCAAGTGCAAAAACCTGTCGATCGTCGTAGTTCCTCTTCGGCTGTTCCTAATCAA ACTGGAATCAGTGGCACATCCGAAGGCGTATTGGCCAACTTCTTCAATTCACTGTTGAAGAAGTCTTCGTCAACAACCCCACCGGCTGGCATGCTTCAATCTGGAG ATCGAGTCAGCGTGTCCAACGCCCCTGCGTCAGGAAATGAAGGATCTCCGGTTCCAGGTTCTCCCGACAAGCTGAATTTGGTCAATCGACCAGGAGAAGTGGCTGCTGAGCTGGACAGGTTGGCCCAATCCGCTTCTTCTCGACTCAATCCAATACCACCAGTGCCCGTCTCGACCAATGTGGATAACTCTTCGTCCGATTGCTGA